From the genome of Sinanaerobacter sp. ZZT-01:
GAAGTTTTAGATTATGCAGAACGAAGTATTTTTGAAATTGCCCAAACAAGGCAGAACAAAGACTTTGAGCCGTTAAAAGAAGTTCTTTGGTCTAATATTGCAAAAATTGATGAAATGTCCAAAATGGAAGGAAACCTTACCGGGTTAACGACAGGATTTATTGATTTGGACGAACGCACCTCCGGCCTTCAGCGTTCTGATTTAATCATGCTTGCTGCAAGACCTGCGATGGGAAAGACAGCGTTTGCCTTAAACATCGCCCAGCAGGCAGCAATTAAAGCAAATGCTACCGTACTGATTTTTAGTCTTGAGATGTCTAAGGATCAGTTGGGACAAAGACTTTTAAGCATGGAATCCAGAGTGGAAATGCAGAGACTGAAAACCGGAAACCTCAATTCTCAGGATTGGGATAACATTCATTTAGCCTTAGACCAACTGTCACAAACCGAGGTGTTCATTGATGACACACCGGGGATCACTGTGATGGAAATGAAAAATAAATGCAGGAGACTAAAAGCTGAAAAAGGATTGGATTTAGTTGTCATTGATTATCTACAGCTAATGAGCTATGAAGGTCGTTCAGAAAGTCGTCAGCAAGAAGTTTCCGTCCTTTCGCGTTTTTTGAAATTGCTTGCACGTGAAATGGATTGCCCAGTCATTGTATTGTCTCAGCTGTCCCGTGCACCAGAACAAAGAACAGACCATCGGCCAATTTTATCCGATTTAAGAGAATCCGGCTCTATTGAGCAGGATGCGGATATTGTCATGTTTTTGTATCGAGATGAATACTATAATCCAGATACAACTGAAAAACCAAATATCTGTGAAGTGAACATCGCCAAGCAGAGAAGCGGGCCGACAGGAAGCGTCGAGCTGACTTGGCTGGGAAAATACACAAGATTTGTAGATAAGAGTCATATTTCCGAATAAAAAATTTAAATAGCGTAAATATTTCTGTTAAGGAGGTTTTTATGAGCAAAATCAATGAATCCATGCTGGTAAGCGAAATTTTGGATTTGGACCCCGATGTAAGTAAAATATTTTTACGCAATGGTTTAAATTGCCTTGGATGTCCGGGCGCCGCTGCAGAAAGTATTCGAGAAGCAGCAGAGGGACATGGATTGGATTTAAAAGCACTTTTAGCTGATTTAGACGACTATTTAGATAAACTTTAGATAAAAGACAAAAAGGAGTGATTGCATTGTCAGGTTTAGCAGTTGTAGGTTCCCAATGGGGAGACGAAGGAAAAGGCAAGATGATTGACTATCTTGCAAAAAAAGCGGATATGGTTGTAAGAGGACAAGGTGGAAACAACGCAGGTCATACGGTAGTCATTGATGAGAAGAAGTATGCCCTTCATTTAATACCATCCGGAGTGTTAAATAAAGATGCGGTAAATATTATAGGAAACGGAGTTGTATTTGACCCACGTGGATTCTTTGAAGAATTGGAAATGTTAGAA
Proteins encoded in this window:
- the dnaB gene encoding replicative DNA helicase, with translation MSMNQMERIPPHNDDAEKSVLGSILLDKDALFEVLEFLKADDFYNAMHKEIYNAVVELYRKNEPVDTLTVSEELKKRKSLEMVGGRAYIALLSTVVPTTSNAAQYGKIVAEKAVLRRLISSASDIIEKAYQEKMQPEEVLDYAERSIFEIAQTRQNKDFEPLKEVLWSNIAKIDEMSKMEGNLTGLTTGFIDLDERTSGLQRSDLIMLAARPAMGKTAFALNIAQQAAIKANATVLIFSLEMSKDQLGQRLLSMESRVEMQRLKTGNLNSQDWDNIHLALDQLSQTEVFIDDTPGITVMEMKNKCRRLKAEKGLDLVVIDYLQLMSYEGRSESRQQEVSVLSRFLKLLAREMDCPVIVLSQLSRAPEQRTDHRPILSDLRESGSIEQDADIVMFLYRDEYYNPDTTEKPNICEVNIAKQRSGPTGSVELTWLGKYTRFVDKSHISE
- a CDS encoding DUF1858 domain-containing protein produces the protein MSKINESMLVSEILDLDPDVSKIFLRNGLNCLGCPGAAAESIREAAEGHGLDLKALLADLDDYLDKL